The Aggregatilinea lenta genome includes a region encoding these proteins:
- the cas1 gene encoding CRISPR-associated endonuclease Cas1: MATVYVREQGATIRKNGEQLRVTQQQRELFTIPLANLEQLILFGNVQITTPAAALLMRTGVDIVFMSTYGSYRGRMLKLGSKFAQLRHLQLRLCDDPGRALSIAAQIVEGKINNQRVVLQRRTEPDDRVRSALGGMADMLRQASKARDLDQLRGFEGRAAAWYFEGIRAFFHPDWGFEGREYYPPPDPANALLSFAYTLLRKDIEAKIQIVGLDPYLGFFHALGYDRPALALDLMEEFRPSIADIVVLSLVTGGHITPDDFERTNNPELPVRMTPTAVELLVNAYESRLADRIYHPLANGQTDYRRAIELQVRQMARIVEGQERQYHPLELR, encoded by the coding sequence ATGGCAACCGTCTACGTACGTGAACAAGGCGCAACGATTCGCAAGAACGGCGAGCAGTTGCGTGTTACTCAGCAGCAGCGTGAACTCTTCACCATTCCGCTCGCAAACCTGGAGCAGTTGATCCTGTTTGGCAATGTGCAAATCACAACCCCCGCGGCTGCACTGCTCATGCGTACCGGAGTCGATATCGTGTTCATGAGCACATACGGATCATATCGCGGGCGGATGCTCAAATTAGGGTCGAAATTCGCTCAACTGCGCCATCTGCAACTGCGGCTGTGTGACGATCCGGGACGCGCCCTTAGCATTGCGGCTCAAATCGTGGAAGGAAAAATCAATAACCAGCGCGTCGTGTTGCAGCGTCGCACTGAGCCGGATGATCGCGTTCGGTCAGCCCTGGGGGGGATGGCCGACATGCTGCGCCAGGCGTCGAAGGCGCGCGATCTCGACCAGTTGCGCGGCTTCGAAGGACGTGCCGCAGCATGGTACTTCGAAGGCATCCGGGCATTCTTTCATCCCGACTGGGGATTCGAAGGGCGCGAATACTATCCACCGCCCGACCCCGCCAACGCGCTGCTCAGTTTTGCCTACACGCTGCTGCGCAAAGACATTGAAGCCAAGATCCAGATCGTGGGCCTGGACCCCTATCTCGGTTTTTTCCACGCGCTCGGCTACGACCGCCCCGCGTTGGCGCTTGATCTCATGGAAGAATTCCGCCCGTCTATCGCGGACATCGTGGTCTTGTCGCTGGTTACAGGCGGGCACATCACTCCCGATGACTTCGAGCGAACAAATAACCCCGAACTCCCTGTGAGGATGACTCCGACTGCGGTTGAACTACTCGTGAACGCCTACGAAAGCCGCCTCGCAGATCGCATCTACCATCCCCTGGCGAACGGCCAGACGGACTATCGCCGCGCGATCGAGCTGCAAGTCCGGCAGATGGCGCGCATCGTCGAGGGGCAGGAACGTCAGTATCATCCACTGGAGCTACGCTGA
- the cas6 gene encoding CRISPR system precrRNA processing endoribonuclease RAMP protein Cas6, whose product MTDLGALVLTLRATRALEIRQHMGRAVQQLCLDLVRDVDPALSAEIHTTHQVQPYTASGLLLPNSTHRLAGTVAPGDQAWVRLVGLRADVVAALDEAVRRSPSARELDRVPWEIERATWTDHPWAGQTTYEALIRHHHSAAPPTAVWFEVASPTAFSSADLNIPLPDPVRIFDSLRQQWEALNPLPPAFALPERLMEFVRRFVPLTEYSAHTEALMFKSPEIGFCAERVKFAIKQRVSVPKRWRVDRPDEAAALDALNAHRDDLARAIALLADFAFYSGVGIKTTTGMGMVRRV is encoded by the coding sequence ATGACCGATCTCGGCGCGCTGGTGCTCACACTGCGCGCAACCCGTGCGCTGGAGATCCGGCAGCACATGGGCCGTGCCGTGCAGCAGTTGTGTCTCGATCTGGTGCGCGATGTCGATCCGGCCCTGTCCGCCGAAATCCACACCACTCACCAGGTTCAGCCCTATACCGCCAGCGGGTTGCTGCTGCCGAACTCAACGCACCGGCTGGCAGGCACGGTCGCGCCAGGGGATCAGGCATGGGTGCGGCTGGTCGGGCTGCGCGCGGATGTCGTCGCGGCGCTGGACGAGGCTGTGCGGCGGTCGCCCTCTGCCCGCGAACTTGATCGAGTCCCCTGGGAAATCGAGCGAGCCACCTGGACCGATCATCCCTGGGCGGGACAGACCACTTATGAAGCGCTGATCCGGCATCACCATAGCGCTGCGCCGCCTACCGCCGTCTGGTTCGAGGTCGCGTCTCCAACCGCGTTCAGCAGCGCCGATCTGAACATCCCCCTGCCCGATCCCGTGCGCATCTTCGACAGTCTGCGCCAGCAGTGGGAGGCGCTGAATCCGCTGCCGCCAGCCTTCGCGCTGCCGGAGAGGCTGATGGAGTTCGTACGCCGCTTCGTACCGCTGACCGAGTACAGCGCACATACCGAAGCGCTTATGTTCAAATCGCCTGAAATTGGGTTCTGCGCGGAGCGGGTGAAATTCGCCATCAAGCAGCGCGTGAGCGTCCCGAAGCGGTGGCGCGTCGACCGACCGGATGAGGCGGCTGCACTGGATGCGCTCAACGCCCACCGCGACGACCTCGCACGGGCGATTGCGCTCCTGGCGGATTTTGCGTTTTACAGCGGGGTGGGCATCAAGACTACAACCGGTATGGGGATGGTACGGCGGGTGTAA
- the cas2 gene encoding CRISPR-associated endonuclease Cas2: MFWVVCYDIPDDKRRRKVVKIMEGAGRRVQYSVFECEINNARLERLKRDLQRAIDDEEDDVRFYPLNEGDIPKIITLARATLERTRGHYVV; encoded by the coding sequence ATGTTCTGGGTAGTCTGCTACGACATCCCCGACGACAAGCGCCGCCGCAAGGTGGTGAAGATCATGGAGGGCGCGGGACGGCGGGTGCAGTACAGCGTATTCGAGTGCGAGATCAACAATGCCCGGCTGGAGAGGCTGAAGCGAGACTTGCAGCGCGCCATCGACGACGAGGAAGATGATGTGCGCTTCTATCCGCTCAACGAAGGGGACATCCCGAAGATCATCACGCTGGCCCGTGCCACGTTGGAACGCACGCGAGGTCACTACGTTGTGTAA
- a CDS encoding extracellular matrix/biofilm biosynthesis regulator RemA family protein: MGAGWVVVGQGGVIATERIVAVANARSAPVKRWIENTDPARIINLTYGYPRRAVLLLDNDYLIIVPVRPEELVRLLKGDHHDESG, from the coding sequence ATGGGGGCAGGCTGGGTAGTCGTTGGACAGGGGGGCGTAATCGCCACCGAACGGATTGTCGCGGTAGCAAATGCACGTTCTGCGCCGGTCAAACGCTGGATCGAAAACACCGATCCGGCGCGGATCATCAACCTTACCTATGGGTATCCACGCCGGGCAGTGCTGCTGTTGGATAACGACTATCTCATCATTGTACCTGTACGGCCAGAAGAGTTGGTCCGGCTGCTGAAGGGAGATCATCACGATGAATCCGGCTAA
- a CDS encoding WYL domain-containing protein — protein MRVSLSTALEHRTWRELRATAHAHGLRFNTNLDKKAACARLHHELVAGQLRRSFRSLSLQDRAALAALQAADGTLYLHEFTAAFGEIRAYKPWHDDAAVHPWRRPVSPAEKLWFLGFAIIHKGERGRPRTVRVPAEVLDLLPPLPRPRPHARRVIRTSLTPDTLRIDLAALLGSLLVTPVKPRWKRWLPPSALKTINARLRSRENLDAVRSELQTGRLRFLHYLADVGGLLSPQNGAILPTPAAWSWLDLSPGEQWRWLWAALDRDLNGRNRIWEAYRFPPVSPHVWTALMTVLRDLHPGGTYTIPALVESLRPYTREDETIASVPDLLRGPLAWAGITATRGEQFTLAAPAHAALHGDPYAFVPAQNATIWAEGDALWLDISAVPRTRPWAEFAAWGTLTHGRWSVDAESVARAVEQGHTAHDVVRVLADLCGRPLPRAAFEQIQTWVKQADQLVLRQMTVLTSPHAELLAGLRQDRRLREMFAEPLSAHHSAVRPHAADALRQHLARRGYRVTAQLSPAQTPHSGDLSPEMAEYLWLAARVYHDLSTFVALPVRIPAAVLHDLAARLPVGCTDAQEHSAGLIHERLARTIDGFPALPPPVAQHDPIAIRRAIEAAYEAQGAITIEYFSPGYGAETIRTIKPILPITASEGVEYIEAWCDTAAAARTFRVDRILRIVDAPSDTVAVPGAPERPAGLCEAETPVGSDVMRELVHQP, from the coding sequence ATGCGCGTCTCACTATCCACCGCGCTCGAACATCGCACCTGGCGCGAGCTGCGCGCGACCGCGCACGCTCACGGCCTGCGTTTCAACACGAATCTGGACAAAAAAGCCGCTTGCGCCCGGCTGCACCATGAGTTGGTGGCGGGCCAACTGCGGCGCAGTTTCCGCAGCCTGTCGCTTCAGGACCGGGCGGCGCTGGCCGCGCTCCAGGCCGCAGACGGAACGCTGTATCTGCATGAATTCACGGCTGCATTCGGAGAGATCCGCGCCTACAAGCCCTGGCACGACGACGCCGCGGTCCATCCCTGGCGGCGACCGGTGTCCCCGGCGGAAAAGCTGTGGTTCCTGGGATTCGCCATAATACATAAAGGTGAGCGGGGTCGTCCGCGCACCGTTCGAGTGCCCGCCGAGGTGCTCGACCTGCTGCCACCCCTGCCCCGCCCGCGTCCACATGCCCGGCGGGTGATTCGCACGTCCCTGACCCCCGATACACTCCGCATCGATCTGGCCGCGCTGCTGGGATCGCTGCTCGTCACGCCGGTCAAGCCGCGTTGGAAGCGGTGGCTGCCGCCCTCAGCGCTCAAGACGATCAACGCGCGGCTGCGCAGCCGTGAGAACCTCGACGCGGTCCGCAGCGAATTACAGACCGGACGCCTGCGCTTTCTGCATTATCTGGCCGACGTGGGCGGGCTGCTCAGCCCGCAGAACGGCGCGATCCTGCCCACACCGGCGGCATGGTCCTGGCTCGACCTGTCGCCCGGCGAGCAATGGCGCTGGCTGTGGGCCGCGCTGGACCGCGACCTGAACGGGCGTAATCGCATATGGGAGGCGTACCGTTTCCCGCCGGTCTCGCCGCACGTGTGGACCGCGCTGATGACCGTGCTGCGCGATCTCCACCCCGGCGGGACTTACACGATCCCCGCGCTGGTCGAGTCGCTGCGCCCGTATACCAGGGAGGACGAGACGATTGCGTCCGTGCCGGACCTACTGCGAGGGCCGCTGGCCTGGGCGGGCATCACGGCGACGCGCGGCGAACAATTCACGTTGGCCGCACCGGCACACGCCGCTCTGCATGGCGATCCGTATGCGTTCGTCCCGGCGCAGAACGCGACGATCTGGGCGGAAGGCGATGCACTGTGGCTCGACATTTCCGCCGTACCGCGCACGCGTCCCTGGGCGGAGTTCGCCGCCTGGGGCACGCTCACACACGGACGCTGGTCGGTCGATGCGGAGTCCGTCGCCCGCGCGGTTGAGCAGGGTCACACCGCACACGACGTCGTGCGCGTCCTCGCCGATCTGTGTGGCCGCCCGCTGCCCCGCGCCGCGTTCGAGCAAATCCAGACGTGGGTGAAGCAGGCCGACCAGCTCGTGCTGCGCCAGATGACGGTGCTCACGTCGCCGCATGCGGAGCTGCTCGCGGGCCTGCGCCAGGATCGCCGCCTGCGCGAGATGTTTGCCGAGCCGCTTTCAGCGCATCACAGCGCCGTCCGGCCCCATGCTGCCGACGCCTTGCGCCAGCACCTCGCGCGTCGCGGCTACCGCGTCACGGCGCAGCTCTCACCAGCGCAAACGCCCCATTCCGGCGATCTTTCGCCGGAAATGGCAGAATACCTGTGGTTGGCAGCACGGGTCTACCACGACCTGAGCACTTTCGTCGCGCTTCCGGTACGGATTCCGGCGGCAGTGCTGCACGATCTCGCCGCGCGGCTGCCAGTGGGATGCACCGACGCGCAAGAGCACAGCGCCGGGCTGATCCACGAACGGCTCGCGCGCACCATCGACGGATTCCCCGCCCTGCCGCCGCCTGTCGCCCAGCATGATCCCATCGCCATCCGTCGCGCAATCGAAGCCGCATACGAAGCGCAGGGGGCGATCACCATCGAGTATTTCAGTCCAGGCTACGGTGCGGAGACGATTCGAACGATCAAGCCGATCCTGCCCATTACGGCCAGCGAGGGCGTGGAGTACATCGAGGCGTGGTGCGACACAGCAGCGGCAGCGCGCACGTTTCGCGTGGATCGCATTCTGCGGATTGTCGACGCTCCGAGCGATACGGTCGCCGTACCGGGCGCACCAGAACGCCCTGCCGGTCTGTGCGAAGCTGAAACGCCTGTGGGGTCAGACGTGATGCGCGAGCTTGTGCACCAACCGTAA
- a CDS encoding reverse transcriptase domain-containing protein, with product MPPLGMDADPPPDQLFSPAALHRAWRLVRRSGPSAGTDRVTPQEFERNLEDELKRLRHDILSGQYHPNAVNRFYLPKPNGKRRPITIWAVRDRVAQRVIHDYLTPILEAIFLDCSYGFRPGRSTSDAVNAVIRARDAHLRWVVDADITACFDSIPPELLLPQVRSLVASGLAVHLIEQWLTTPVYKYPRLHAGVSQGGVISPQLANLYLHRFDQMILAALPEAALVRFADDFVILCRRKREAWWGLSVARRSLGNLKLHMNMDKTRVVHVDEGFSFLGATFKGNWNSALPGSRNPQE from the coding sequence ATGCCGCCGCTCGGGATGGACGCTGATCCGCCGCCGGACCAGTTGTTCTCGCCGGCTGCGCTGCATCGAGCCTGGCGTCTGGTGCGGCGCAGCGGGCCTTCGGCAGGCACGGATCGGGTTACGCCTCAGGAGTTTGAGCGAAATCTGGAGGATGAGTTGAAACGCCTGCGCCACGATATCTTGAGCGGCCAGTATCACCCAAATGCCGTGAACCGGTTCTATTTACCCAAGCCGAACGGCAAACGGCGTCCGATTACGATCTGGGCCGTGCGAGATCGGGTCGCGCAGCGCGTGATTCACGACTATCTCACGCCGATCCTGGAGGCCATCTTCCTGGATTGCAGCTATGGGTTCCGGCCAGGACGGTCGACATCGGATGCAGTCAATGCGGTGATCCGGGCACGTGACGCACATTTGCGGTGGGTCGTCGATGCAGACATCACGGCGTGCTTCGACAGCATTCCGCCGGAGCTGCTGCTGCCCCAGGTACGGAGTCTGGTAGCCTCAGGGCTGGCGGTACACCTGATCGAACAGTGGCTCACCACACCGGTTTACAAGTATCCCCGTCTGCACGCAGGGGTCTCGCAGGGCGGTGTCATCTCGCCTCAGCTTGCCAACCTGTACCTGCATCGTTTCGACCAGATGATTCTGGCCGCACTGCCGGAAGCCGCGCTCGTACGCTTCGCGGACGATTTCGTGATCCTCTGCCGCCGCAAGCGCGAAGCCTGGTGGGGACTGAGCGTCGCCAGGCGTTCGCTAGGCAATCTCAAGCTGCATATGAACATGGACAAGACCCGCGTGGTGCATGTCGATGAGGGCTTCAGCTTCCTGGGTGCAACGTTCAAAGGAAACTGGAATAGCGCTCTGCCGGGCAGCCGGAACCCACAGGAATAA
- a CDS encoding response regulator transcription factor, producing MNLEHGQLMSTYLNLTRRQREVVYWVQQGLSNSEVAEQLCIAPSVVAGHLTNIYEELSSHNGDDPDARANRYTLIRLFAGFFDQYPEMACF from the coding sequence ATGAACTTGGAGCATGGCCAGTTGATGAGCACGTATCTCAATCTCACTCGCCGCCAGCGTGAGGTTGTGTACTGGGTGCAACAGGGCCTCAGCAACTCAGAAGTCGCCGAACAACTCTGTATTGCACCGAGTGTCGTCGCAGGGCACCTGACCAATATCTACGAGGAACTGAGCAGTCACAACGGGGACGATCCCGATGCTCGCGCCAATCGCTACACCCTGATCCGCTTGTTCGCAGGTTTCTTTGATCAATACCCTGAAATGGCATGTTTTTAG
- a CDS encoding GTPase domain-containing protein, which produces MFDAFSREAEEALQRMQARWNGSDGAPVRVEGRIAIVGLQGSGKKTLCNSLWGWQALGDDLPDEVIRPLGLFTLVTIPDNTHDESSVLYHLESADLVIYIVDGTAGTRSQDVHWIARLRALPAAMLIVVNKTNLMPEPPTHDMLADMQAQFARPAIQLDAQDTNSVHEHLLPQILKLCPALAIPLATEITGLRWNVVKQLIRESMIKSGLITLENGATIDVRSLLDLQRCLVQNIARVYGYPSPDGVEQEGVGAIAYRFALDALTQRLAHLDPFVRGLVASLIGVSGTWIVGRNTRTRHTDRPFFPLFDRLFRRGRNHAAARDGR; this is translated from the coding sequence ATGTTCGACGCATTTTCACGCGAAGCCGAAGAGGCACTTCAACGCATGCAGGCACGCTGGAACGGTTCAGACGGAGCGCCAGTACGAGTCGAGGGGCGCATCGCCATCGTTGGCTTGCAGGGCAGCGGGAAGAAAACCCTTTGCAACAGCCTGTGGGGTTGGCAGGCACTGGGCGACGACCTACCGGATGAGGTAATCCGGCCCCTTGGCCTGTTCACGCTCGTCACCATTCCGGATAACACCCACGACGAATCATCCGTGCTCTACCACCTGGAGAGCGCCGATCTTGTGATTTACATAGTGGATGGGACAGCAGGCACGCGATCCCAAGATGTCCACTGGATCGCCCGGTTGCGCGCACTGCCCGCCGCGATGCTGATCGTGGTCAACAAGACCAACCTCATGCCCGAACCGCCAACGCATGACATGCTGGCCGACATGCAAGCTCAGTTTGCCCGCCCCGCGATTCAGCTCGACGCGCAGGATACGAATTCCGTGCACGAGCACCTGCTTCCCCAGATACTCAAGCTCTGTCCGGCGCTGGCTATACCGCTGGCTACCGAGATCACCGGTCTGCGCTGGAACGTGGTGAAGCAGCTCATCCGCGAAAGCATGATCAAGAGCGGCTTGATTACGCTGGAAAACGGCGCAACGATCGACGTTCGCAGCCTCCTCGATTTGCAGCGCTGCTTAGTCCAGAACATCGCCCGTGTGTATGGCTACCCCAGTCCTGATGGTGTAGAGCAGGAAGGGGTCGGCGCGATCGCATATCGCTTTGCTCTGGACGCACTCACTCAGCGGCTTGCACACCTCGATCCCTTTGTGCGAGGGCTGGTTGCCAGCCTGATTGGCGTGTCTGGCACCTGGATCGTCGGACGCAACACTCGAACACGCCACACCGACCGACCGTTTTTCCCACTCTTCGACCGTCTGTTCCGTCGGGGGAGGAATCATGCCGCCGCTCGGGATGGACGCTGA
- a CDS encoding ribonuclease HI family protein, with translation MNPAKHGTFVMYADGAISPERAGVGIVLCDEGGHVVLLANRVLPRLTNNEAEYAALIMALEVAAQQNAQSVELRLDSEVVVNQMAGRFAVNSATLKAWHMQACDRARRIPHLTYTHIPRTRNGVAHALATEAVAGRRWCTKGAPCSG, from the coding sequence ATGAATCCGGCTAAACATGGCACGTTCGTCATGTACGCAGACGGCGCGATCTCGCCGGAGCGCGCCGGCGTGGGCATCGTTCTGTGCGATGAAGGCGGGCACGTCGTCCTGCTGGCTAATCGGGTGCTGCCACGCCTGACCAACAACGAAGCCGAATACGCAGCGCTGATCATGGCGTTGGAGGTCGCCGCACAGCAGAACGCGCAGTCCGTCGAGTTGCGACTGGACAGTGAGGTCGTTGTCAATCAGATGGCGGGACGCTTTGCGGTCAACAGCGCGACGCTGAAAGCCTGGCACATGCAGGCCTGTGATCGTGCACGGCGCATACCGCACCTGACATATACCCATATCCCGCGCACCCGGAATGGCGTAGCGCACGCATTGGCAACTGAAGCCGTCGCCGGGCGGCGATGGTGTACGAAGGGTGCACCATGTTCTGGGTAG
- a CDS encoding WD40 repeat domain-containing protein: protein MRRLFLFWVMLLAILWLVLPATKAQSRTWVYALAWSPDGRLLAAAGETGVVLYRVTGTDLENLWHASEEATSTVTFASNRPWVSAGTSQGKVYIWDIVARAEIASFQANQFAVGALAFSRDGSRLAVGGGYFPSRVEGDYEVHIWDTEFWAELDYADTHRFGDMSSIAFSPDGQLVTYGGHDSYMPVCDAPTGLLLAPIYPQPDGVASISFSPDSQSLAFQGNRSVQLWEIRREPEFHLVLKHRWPELGAALDGSERPLSSIAFRSDGKRLFAWLEADGSITVRDIMTSDIVTEIPANHGIPSAIAFNPEAKQLAIADQGDKIWIARIIE, encoded by the coding sequence ATGCGTAGACTGTTTCTGTTTTGGGTTATGTTGTTGGCTATCCTATGGCTTGTTCTACCGGCGACCAAGGCGCAGAGTAGAACCTGGGTGTATGCCCTCGCCTGGTCACCAGATGGGAGGTTACTCGCTGCTGCGGGTGAAACGGGTGTTGTGCTGTATCGCGTGACTGGGACCGATCTGGAAAATCTCTGGCACGCGAGTGAAGAAGCTACCAGCACAGTAACATTCGCATCGAATCGCCCATGGGTTTCGGCAGGTACGTCGCAAGGGAAAGTCTACATCTGGGACATCGTGGCGAGGGCCGAAATCGCATCGTTTCAGGCCAATCAGTTCGCAGTTGGAGCGCTGGCGTTCAGTCGGGATGGATCACGGCTGGCTGTCGGTGGTGGATATTTCCCATCTAGAGTGGAGGGTGACTATGAGGTCCATATATGGGATACAGAATTCTGGGCTGAACTTGATTACGCGGATACTCATCGTTTCGGGGATATGTCCAGCATAGCGTTCAGCCCCGATGGGCAACTCGTGACCTATGGTGGCCATGACAGCTATATGCCCGTTTGCGATGCTCCGACCGGACTTCTGCTGGCACCCATTTATCCCCAACCGGATGGAGTTGCATCAATTTCATTCAGCCCTGATAGCCAATCCCTGGCGTTTCAGGGGAACCGCAGTGTGCAGTTATGGGAAATCAGGCGTGAGCCAGAATTCCATCTGGTGTTAAAGCATCGCTGGCCGGAGCTTGGCGCGGCCCTTGATGGGTCTGAGCGTCCGCTATCCAGCATTGCATTTCGCTCGGATGGTAAGCGACTTTTCGCCTGGTTAGAGGCCGATGGCTCGATCACTGTGCGCGACATAATGACCAGTGACATTGTCACGGAGATACCTGCCAATCATGGCATACCATCGGCCATTGCCTTTAATCCTGAAGCGAAGCAGCTTGCGATAGCCGATCAGGGAGACAAGATCTGGATAGCTCGAATTATTGAGTAA
- a CDS encoding endonuclease/exonuclease/phosphatase family protein: MWPWLRALRRIGVLALILCGSFVNAFLVGVILAPYRAPFIALNQASHWITLLSVLLFAIAVFLKSSTRLLVWLGPGVIAFVIWYLPAWRPRSSPDVSGTPIIAATYNVNMWGSAKPEEIISVISAVEADVVGLQELSPALQARLELELRDHYPYQVSEAVEGYEGFALLSRFPIMESNVIMDVDWYPVDRRVPGYLRAVLNMNPQYIAVYVIHTPLPIHYIDSYSLAGYLQGLRYALFEYDDGLQLAHMAHIADLVAAETIPVLVLCDCNSTPHSRQYEVLDKVMDDAYDAQGWGLGLSHPVKPFRMLRLDYIWYSSEFSVVDATVWSESGTSDHYPIRTRLALDMPRANLVTPYGDGRIE, from the coding sequence ATGTGGCCTTGGCTACGAGCGCTCCGCCGCATAGGCGTTCTGGCACTGATTTTATGCGGTAGCTTTGTCAATGCCTTTTTGGTAGGGGTCATATTAGCTCCGTATCGCGCGCCCTTCATCGCGCTGAATCAAGCCTCACACTGGATCACTCTGTTAAGTGTGTTGTTGTTTGCGATAGCGGTCTTTCTGAAGAGTTCCACTCGGTTACTGGTGTGGCTGGGGCCTGGTGTCATCGCCTTCGTGATCTGGTACCTGCCTGCGTGGCGGCCTCGCAGTTCACCGGATGTGTCTGGTACCCCCATCATTGCTGCGACATATAACGTCAATATGTGGGGATCAGCAAAACCAGAGGAAATTATCTCCGTTATCTCTGCTGTAGAAGCAGATGTTGTAGGACTACAGGAGTTGTCTCCGGCATTGCAAGCCCGGCTCGAACTAGAGTTACGTGACCATTACCCGTACCAGGTATCAGAGGCAGTGGAGGGTTATGAAGGCTTCGCTCTCCTGAGCCGCTTCCCAATTATGGAATCTAACGTGATCATGGATGTGGACTGGTATCCGGTGGACCGCCGCGTACCGGGTTATCTACGAGCTGTTCTGAATATGAATCCGCAATACATTGCTGTCTATGTGATTCATACGCCACTGCCTATTCATTACATCGACAGCTACTCGCTGGCTGGCTATCTCCAGGGGCTTCGCTATGCCCTATTCGAATACGACGATGGCCTTCAACTCGCTCATATGGCTCATATCGCGGATCTCGTTGCGGCTGAAACGATACCAGTCCTGGTCCTCTGCGACTGCAACAGCACGCCGCACAGTCGACAGTATGAAGTGCTGGATAAGGTCATGGACGATGCCTATGATGCGCAGGGATGGGGTTTGGGGCTGAGCCACCCGGTGAAACCATTCCGAATGTTGCGCCTCGACTACATCTGGTATAGTTCAGAGTTTTCTGTTGTTGATGCCACGGTCTGGTCCGAATCGGGTACATCCGATCACTACCCTATCCGGACACGATTGGCTCTAGATATGCCAAGGGCCAATTTGGTTACACCCTATGGCGATGGCCGGATCGAATGA